In a genomic window of Streptomyces koelreuteriae:
- a CDS encoding FadR/GntR family transcriptional regulator, with protein MTDALRPMTKQRLYEQVLERLRQYVAEGGLRAGDRLPPERDLAQRLGVSRASVKQAIVVLEVQGLVEARHGGGTYLVRDSLDTEPVERMVERRKRLPDVLEAREALETKLAELAAERRTDDDLAAMRSALAHMAEEIEADGHGVEGDRLFHAAVTAAAHSALLAEFMRSIAEQIAESRTESLRQPGRPSRSLSQHQAILDAIADGEPRRAATAMRRHVRTVAKVRLLDWEPGEEE; from the coding sequence GTGACCGACGCCCTGCGCCCCATGACGAAACAGCGCCTCTACGAACAGGTGCTGGAGCGGCTGCGCCAGTACGTCGCCGAGGGCGGGCTGCGCGCCGGCGACCGGCTGCCGCCCGAGCGTGATCTCGCGCAGCGGCTCGGGGTCAGCCGGGCCTCGGTGAAGCAGGCGATCGTGGTGCTGGAGGTCCAGGGCCTGGTGGAGGCCCGGCACGGGGGCGGTACGTACCTCGTGCGGGACAGTCTCGACACCGAGCCCGTCGAGCGGATGGTCGAGCGCCGCAAGCGCCTCCCGGATGTCCTGGAGGCCCGGGAGGCGCTGGAGACGAAGCTCGCCGAACTGGCCGCCGAGCGGCGCACGGACGACGACCTCGCGGCGATGCGCTCGGCGCTCGCGCACATGGCGGAGGAGATCGAGGCGGACGGTCACGGCGTGGAGGGCGACCGCCTGTTCCACGCGGCCGTGACGGCGGCGGCCCACAGCGCCCTGCTCGCCGAGTTCATGCGCTCCATCGCCGAGCAGATCGCCGAGAGCCGCACCGAGTCGCTCCGTCAGCCCGGCCGCCCCTCCCGCTCCCTCTCCCAGCACCAGGCCATCCTCGACGCGATCGCCGACGGGGAACCCCGCCGGGCGGCCACGGCCATGCGCCGCCATGTCCGCACGGTGGCGAAGGTGCGGCTGCTGGACTGGGAGCCGGGGGAAGAGGAGTAA
- a CDS encoding Trm112 family protein translates to MKPDDPLLKILACPLDKGPLHLLAEETEREEALYNPRLRRRYPILDGIPQLLPSSGEQVPDEEHEELLKRMSP, encoded by the coding sequence ATGAAGCCCGACGACCCGCTGCTGAAGATCCTGGCGTGCCCGCTCGACAAGGGCCCGCTGCATCTGCTGGCCGAGGAGACCGAGCGGGAGGAGGCGCTGTACAACCCGCGGTTGCGCCGCCGCTATCCGATCCTCGACGGCATTCCGCAACTGCTGCCCTCGTCCGGGGAGCAGGTGCCGGACGAGGAGCACGAGGAACTGCTCAAGAGGATGTCGCCGTGA
- a CDS encoding ATP-grasp domain-containing protein — MAGTPRIALVTYDPAGEVSKDQDLPVLADALREAGAETTVVFWDDPDVDWAGFDLVVIRSTWDYSWRAEEFTAWAERCAKATRLANPVDIVRWNADKRYLGLLAEAGVPAVPTRYFAPGDPVDLPDDHEYVVKPTSGAGARYAARYPAGERDAALRQVERMHAEGFTVMLQPYLTSIDTHGERALQFYGGRLLHASRKGAVLAPDTPYDADKIAHPDLRPWEPTPAEVAVAERALAAVPLSGDQELLYARVDLVTGPDGEPCVMELELIEPNLFLWLHPESVPRVVEAVLAAAG; from the coding sequence GTGGCCGGGACCCCGCGCATCGCGCTCGTCACCTACGACCCCGCCGGCGAGGTGAGCAAGGACCAGGACCTGCCCGTGCTGGCGGACGCGCTGCGGGAGGCCGGGGCCGAGACCACCGTCGTCTTCTGGGACGACCCCGACGTCGACTGGGCCGGGTTCGACCTCGTCGTCATACGGTCCACCTGGGACTACAGCTGGCGGGCCGAGGAGTTCACGGCGTGGGCCGAGCGGTGCGCGAAGGCGACGCGGCTCGCCAACCCGGTGGACATCGTGCGGTGGAACGCCGACAAGCGGTACCTGGGCCTGCTCGCGGAGGCCGGGGTGCCGGCCGTCCCCACCCGCTACTTCGCGCCCGGCGACCCCGTCGACCTGCCCGACGACCACGAGTACGTCGTGAAGCCCACCTCCGGCGCCGGTGCCCGCTACGCCGCCCGTTACCCGGCCGGGGAGCGGGACGCCGCCCTGCGCCAGGTCGAGCGGATGCACGCCGAGGGCTTCACCGTCATGCTCCAGCCCTATCTGACCAGCATCGACACCCACGGCGAGCGGGCCCTGCAGTTCTACGGCGGACGTCTGCTGCACGCCAGCCGCAAGGGCGCCGTCCTCGCGCCGGACACCCCGTACGACGCCGACAAGATCGCCCACCCCGACCTCCGGCCCTGGGAGCCGACCCCCGCCGAAGTGGCCGTCGCCGAGCGGGCCCTGGCCGCCGTGCCCCTGTCCGGCGATCAGGAGCTGCTGTACGCGCGCGTGGACCTCGTCACCGGGCCGGACGGGGAGCCGTGCGTGATGGAGCTGGAGCTGATCGAGCCGAATCTGTTCCTGTGGCTGCACCCGGAGTCGGTGCCGAGGGTGGTCGAGGCGGTTCTCGCCGCCGCCGGCTGA
- a CDS encoding FkbM family methyltransferase codes for MTSLAARLAPLLPTRLVAATARALYPRFEPELARLAELCPPGCRTAVDVGGWYGPWTHRLSGRAEQVVTIEPVPHLARLLAAAVPSNVRVIRAAASDRPGLARLWLPSDDSGDRGVSSLVRRDIHGRALDVPCVTLDDLGLRDVGFIKIDVDGNEPAVLRGATGLLARDRPALFVELESRIQPIAPVVTYLALLGYDGWVLPGDTWVPLAEFPLEDHQADASYVVSHGLLRRVLPSPLLRGPRYVNSVLFLPDGRRPGRAPVGDDGSHALRKAPR; via the coding sequence GTGACCAGCCTGGCCGCCCGCCTCGCTCCCCTGCTGCCCACCCGGCTGGTGGCCGCGACGGCCCGGGCGCTGTATCCGCGGTTCGAACCGGAGCTGGCCCGGCTCGCCGAGCTGTGCCCGCCCGGGTGCCGTACGGCGGTGGATGTGGGCGGCTGGTACGGGCCCTGGACGCACCGGCTGTCCGGCCGCGCCGAGCAGGTCGTGACGATCGAGCCGGTGCCCCATCTGGCCCGGCTGCTGGCCGCCGCCGTCCCGTCGAACGTACGGGTGATCCGCGCGGCGGCCTCGGACCGTCCGGGCCTCGCCCGGCTGTGGCTGCCGTCGGACGACTCGGGCGACCGGGGCGTGTCCTCGCTGGTCCGGCGGGACATCCACGGCCGGGCGCTGGACGTCCCCTGTGTCACGCTGGACGATCTGGGGCTGCGCGACGTCGGCTTCATCAAGATCGACGTGGACGGCAACGAGCCGGCGGTGCTGCGCGGGGCGACGGGTCTGCTGGCCCGCGACCGCCCGGCCCTGTTCGTGGAGCTGGAGTCCCGGATCCAGCCGATCGCGCCGGTGGTGACCTATCTGGCCCTGCTGGGCTACGACGGCTGGGTGCTGCCGGGCGACACCTGGGTGCCGCTGGCCGAGTTCCCGCTGGAGGACCACCAGGCCGACGCCTCCTACGTCGTCTCCCACGGCCTGCTCCGCCGCGTCCTGCCCTCGCCGCTGCTCAGGGGCCCGCGCTACGTCAACTCGGTGCTGTTCCTGCCCGACGGCCGCCGCCCCGGCAGGGCCCCGGTGGGCGACGATGGGTCCCATGCCCTCCGGAAAGCGCCCCGCTAG
- a CDS encoding SLC13 family permease encodes MSPELISILVLVVVFVIATTRSVNMGALAFAAAFGVGGLVADLDADGIFAGFPGDLFVVLVGVTYLFAIARANGTTDWLVHAAVRLVRGRVALIPWVMFALTGALTAIGAVSPAAVAIVAPIALSFATRYGISPLLMGAMVVHGAQAGGFSPISIYGSIVNGLVARENLPGNELVLFLASLAANVVIAGVVFVVCGGLKLWAQGAVDDGGSPAPDTPTLSPEETTLTPPRIATLTSLLALVIAVLVFDLDAGLTAITLAVILSTAWPEDSRKATTQIAWPTVLLICGVLTYVGVLEEMGTITWAGEGVGGIGIPLLAALLLCYIGALVSAFASSVGIMGALIPLAVPFLQQGEIGAIGMVAALAVSATVVDVSPFSTNGALVLAAAPDVDRERFFRQLMVYGGVVVAVVPAAAWLVMVVPGWG; translated from the coding sequence ATGTCCCCCGAACTCATCTCGATCCTCGTCCTCGTCGTGGTGTTCGTCATCGCCACCACCCGTTCCGTCAACATGGGCGCGCTCGCCTTCGCCGCGGCCTTCGGGGTCGGCGGGCTCGTCGCCGACCTCGACGCGGACGGCATCTTCGCCGGGTTCCCCGGTGACCTGTTCGTCGTCCTGGTCGGCGTCACGTACCTCTTCGCGATCGCCCGCGCCAACGGCACCACCGACTGGCTGGTGCACGCCGCGGTACGGCTCGTGCGGGGGCGGGTGGCGCTCATCCCCTGGGTGATGTTCGCGCTGACCGGCGCGCTCACGGCGATCGGCGCGGTCAGCCCCGCCGCGGTCGCGATCGTCGCCCCGATCGCCCTGAGCTTCGCCACGCGCTACGGCATCAGCCCGCTCCTGATGGGCGCGATGGTCGTCCACGGCGCCCAGGCCGGCGGCTTCTCCCCGATCAGCATCTACGGCTCGATCGTCAACGGCCTGGTGGCCCGCGAAAACCTCCCGGGCAACGAACTGGTCCTCTTCCTGGCGTCGCTGGCGGCGAATGTGGTCATCGCCGGGGTGGTGTTCGTGGTGTGCGGAGGACTGAAGCTGTGGGCGCAGGGCGCGGTGGACGACGGCGGCAGTCCCGCCCCAGACACCCCCACCCTGAGCCCGGAAGAAACCACCCTCACCCCACCCCGCATAGCCACCCTCACCTCCCTCCTCGCCCTGGTCATAGCCGTCCTGGTCTTCGACCTGGACGCAGGCCTCACCGCCATCACCCTCGCCGTCATCCTGAGCACCGCCTGGCCGGAGGACAGCCGCAAGGCCACCACCCAAATCGCCTGGCCCACCGTCCTCCTCATCTGCGGCGTACTCACCTACGTAGGCGTCCTCGAAGAGATGGGCACCATCACCTGGGCCGGCGAGGGAGTCGGCGGCATCGGCATCCCCCTCCTCGCCGCCCTCCTGCTCTGCTACATCGGCGCCCTGGTCTCCGCCTTCGCCTCCTCCGTGGGAATCATGGGCGCCCTGATCCCCCTGGCCGTCCCCTTCCTGCAACAAGGCGAGATCGGGGCCATCGGCATGGTCGCCGCCCTCGCCGTATCGGCGACCGTCGTGGACGTGAGCCCGTTCTCCACGAACGGCGCCCTGGTCCTGGCCGCCGCGCCGGACGTCGACCGTGAGCGTTTCTTCCGGCAGCTGATGGTGTACGGAGGAGTTGTGGTGGCGGTCGTACCGGCGGCGGCATGGCTGGTGATGGTGGTCCCCGGCTGGGGATGA
- a CDS encoding class I SAM-dependent methyltransferase — MTPTPATTPATTTTTAGRRPPRDLRDFYENPAVPVASGTPRSLRQARMLARALGPAGDRPRTVLDIGCGDGTAAATAAPLLPGHRVIGVDWSQDALRRARTRIPYAVRGELTGGGLPFASESADAVLFSEVIEHLVDPDAALDEIRRILRPGGHLMLSTPNLAAWYNRALLLAGVQPVFSEVSLRGIHGRPGKEVVGHLRLYTARALREFVAASGFTVVGLEGAPFHGVPRPLRPLDRLACARPKLASILLLHARRT, encoded by the coding sequence ATGACACCGACACCGGCCACGACACCCGCGACGACAACGACCACCGCCGGACGACGCCCGCCCCGCGACCTGCGCGACTTCTACGAGAACCCCGCCGTCCCGGTGGCGTCCGGCACCCCCCGCAGCCTCCGCCAGGCCCGCATGCTGGCCCGGGCCCTCGGACCGGCCGGCGACCGCCCCCGCACGGTCCTCGACATCGGCTGCGGCGACGGCACCGCCGCCGCCACCGCCGCGCCCCTGCTGCCCGGCCACCGTGTCATCGGCGTCGACTGGTCCCAGGACGCCCTCAGACGCGCCCGTACCCGCATCCCGTACGCGGTCCGCGGTGAACTCACCGGCGGGGGACTGCCGTTCGCCTCCGAATCCGCCGACGCGGTGCTGTTCAGCGAGGTGATCGAGCACCTCGTCGACCCGGACGCCGCGCTCGACGAGATCCGCAGGATCCTGCGCCCCGGGGGCCATCTGATGCTGTCCACCCCGAATCTGGCCGCCTGGTACAACCGCGCCCTGCTGCTCGCCGGGGTGCAGCCGGTCTTCTCGGAGGTCAGCCTGCGCGGCATCCACGGCCGCCCGGGCAAAGAGGTCGTAGGACATCTGCGCCTCTACACCGCCCGCGCGCTGAGGGAGTTCGTCGCCGCGTCCGGATTCACGGTCGTAGGACTCGAAGGCGCTCCCTTCCACGGCGTACCGCGCCCGCTTCGGCCGCTGGACCGGCTGGCCTGCGCCCGGCCGAAGCTGGCGTCGATCCTGCTGCTGCACGCCAGGAGGACGTAG
- a CDS encoding condensation protein produces MTAPVRIPFPVVDEVSRHCLQEQEPETVHIEVHLPGPLEPARLRKAFTEALHRHPRILMREAGGPWFRRRYEWELTTEPDTEVVTFTPAGPRALQDARTRALAEAPPLTMSPPIRLEAVAALAAGNRAAGAARVGAAAPRPAELRTHPAPAPSPSTTQGTVLLLTINHTALDGPACLRILATAAELYGGQDNNPTAPPTRAAEPGKEPPDTPTTWSPPARVAQGTPDPSPGNGMLVTELPLPHRPKGSPYTVNDQLMVTTALTIAHWNREHGARPRPLRITMPVDDRPRDTTMPIGNGTRLVEVPFSPGELKAEMSTLLRRTAERTRALKSQPRPQLGHGAALLTSPWAPVAARAALTRGLRRAAAPWTSTTLLSNIGRIPYPLDFGEEAGRAHAVWFSAPARMPRGLTVTTASTAGRLHLALRWSRSLLSHGDGAHLRDLFEHYLHTTEVAP; encoded by the coding sequence ATGACCGCACCGGTACGCATCCCGTTCCCGGTGGTGGACGAGGTGTCCCGGCACTGCCTCCAGGAGCAGGAACCGGAAACGGTCCACATCGAGGTCCACCTCCCGGGCCCCCTGGAACCCGCCCGCCTGCGCAAGGCCTTCACCGAGGCCCTGCACCGGCATCCCCGCATCCTGATGCGGGAGGCAGGGGGGCCGTGGTTCCGCCGCCGCTACGAGTGGGAGCTGACGACGGAGCCGGACACGGAGGTGGTGACCTTCACCCCGGCGGGGCCGAGGGCGTTGCAGGACGCCAGGACGAGGGCACTGGCGGAGGCACCGCCCTTGACGATGTCGCCGCCGATCCGACTCGAAGCAGTCGCCGCCCTAGCTGCGGGCAATCGTGCCGCTGGGGCGGCACGGGTGGGCGCAGCGGCACCTCGCCCCGCCGAGCTGCGGACCCACCCGGCCCCAGCACCATCCCCGAGCACCACCCAAGGCACAGTCCTCCTCCTCACCATCAACCACACCGCCCTCGACGGCCCGGCCTGCCTCCGCATACTCGCCACCGCCGCAGAGCTCTACGGAGGCCAGGACAACAACCCCACCGCGCCCCCCACCCGCGCCGCGGAACCCGGAAAAGAACCCCCGGACACCCCCACCACCTGGTCACCCCCCGCGCGGGTAGCGCAAGGCACACCCGACCCCTCCCCCGGCAACGGCATGCTCGTCACCGAACTCCCCCTCCCGCACCGCCCCAAGGGCTCCCCCTACACCGTCAACGACCAGCTCATGGTCACCACGGCCCTGACCATCGCCCACTGGAACAGGGAACACGGCGCCCGCCCCCGCCCCCTGCGCATCACCATGCCCGTGGACGACCGCCCCCGCGACACCACGATGCCCATCGGCAACGGCACCCGCCTGGTAGAAGTGCCTTTCTCACCAGGTGAGTTGAAGGCGGAGATGTCCACCCTGCTCCGTCGCACCGCGGAACGCACCCGCGCGCTGAAATCCCAGCCCCGCCCCCAACTGGGCCACGGCGCCGCCCTGCTCACCTCCCCCTGGGCCCCGGTCGCCGCCCGCGCCGCCCTCACCCGCGGCCTGCGCAGGGCCGCCGCGCCCTGGACGTCGACGACCCTGCTCAGCAACATCGGCCGTATCCCGTACCCGCTGGACTTCGGCGAGGAGGCGGGCCGCGCGCACGCGGTCTGGTTCTCGGCGCCGGCCCGGATGCCGCGCGGCCTGACCGTCACCACCGCCTCCACGGCCGGCCGTCTCCACCTGGCCCTGCGCTGGTCCCGGTCCCTGCTCAGCCACGGCGACGGCGCCCACCTCCGCGACCTCTTCGAGCACTATCTGCACACCACGGAGGTCGCCCCATGA
- a CDS encoding MerR family transcriptional regulator, translating into MDMLTIGAFAKACRLSPKALRLYDELDLLRPARVDPDSGYRYYAVDQLEQARLVAWLRRLGMPLAEIRRVARLCAHDSTAAAREIRAYWARVEAQTAVRRDLAAFLVDHLTTDSREPGEDTTMLELRYSAHSDTGRVRPANQDTAYAGTRLLAVADGFGPAGAPASSAAVEALRFLDTDEVPAGGVLNLLEDAVRGAAQAVQDVADGADDIGTTLTALLWTGSRLALVHIGDSRAYLLRDGELFLITHDHTVVQSMIDEGRLTAEEAVSHPQRAFLLKALTGDGATVVPDLRLHDAQPGDRYLLCSDGLSSVVPEDRVLGLLTARTGPDETVRALVDAANQSGGPDNVSCVVADVVERAAA; encoded by the coding sequence ATGGACATGCTGACGATCGGCGCGTTCGCGAAGGCCTGCCGGCTCTCGCCGAAGGCACTGCGCCTGTACGACGAGCTGGACCTGCTGCGGCCCGCCCGGGTCGACCCGGACTCGGGATACCGGTACTACGCGGTGGACCAGCTGGAGCAGGCCCGGCTGGTGGCGTGGCTGCGGCGGCTGGGCATGCCGCTGGCGGAGATCCGCCGGGTGGCCCGGCTGTGCGCGCACGACTCGACGGCCGCCGCCCGCGAGATCCGCGCCTACTGGGCGCGGGTCGAGGCGCAGACGGCGGTGCGGCGGGACCTCGCCGCGTTCCTGGTCGATCACCTGACGACGGACTCGCGAGAGCCAGGAGAGGACACCACCATGCTGGAACTGCGTTACTCCGCCCACTCGGACACCGGACGCGTCCGCCCCGCCAACCAGGACACCGCCTACGCGGGCACCCGGCTGCTCGCCGTCGCCGACGGCTTCGGACCGGCGGGCGCGCCCGCGAGCAGCGCCGCCGTGGAGGCCCTGCGCTTCCTGGACACGGACGAGGTCCCGGCCGGCGGAGTCCTCAACCTCCTGGAGGACGCGGTACGGGGCGCGGCCCAGGCCGTCCAGGACGTGGCCGACGGCGCCGACGACATCGGCACGACCCTGACCGCCCTGCTGTGGACGGGCTCACGGCTGGCCCTGGTGCACATCGGCGACTCCCGCGCCTATCTGCTGCGCGACGGGGAGCTGTTCCTCATCACCCACGACCACACCGTCGTCCAGTCGATGATCGACGAGGGACGTCTGACGGCCGAGGAGGCCGTCTCCCATCCGCAGCGCGCCTTCCTTCTGAAGGCGCTGACGGGCGACGGGGCGACGGTGGTCCCGGACCTCCGGCTGCACGACGCCCAGCCGGGCGACCGCTATCTGCTGTGCTCCGACGGCCTGTCGAGTGTCGTCCCCGAGGACCGCGTCCTCGGGCTCCTCACCGCGCGGACCGGCCCGGACGAGACGGTCAGGGCGCTGGTCGATGCGGCGAACCAGTCCGGCGGCCCGGACAACGTGAGCTGTGTGGTGGCGGACGTGGTGGAGCGGGCAGCCGCCTGA
- a CDS encoding MFS transporter: MPSERRSWAPLLAVCAGYFMVILDVTVINVAVPVIGRELSASLTGIQWITDGYTLVFAGFLLTGGALGDRLGNRRVFCTGVAVFTVSSAACALAPSAPFLVVARLVEGLGAALIVPGSLALLQQAYPEKAVRARAFGLWGSMAGIAASAGPLLGGLLVSTVGWRWVFLINLPVGAACLALTLKHVGRSPRRADRPLDWPAQVAVVAAVALLTAALNEAGRRGWSDPAVLAGLGLAVLAAAAFALRERLARSPVLPLGLLRSRAMSGGAVIGLLFNFGFYGMVFTASLEFQHQRGYSALGTGLALFPAVAMTMFASVLSGRLSRRTGDRPLVVSGMLLAALGLAGWAAAGANPAYGLLVLPMMAAGFGTSFALTGSTATVMGAAPEAYSGAASALFNTTRQIGSATGVALGGSLLASAGDYGTGIRTSMFIGALAYMTAAVLAWRCVPAKSAAPEPSQS, encoded by the coding sequence ATGCCCTCCGAGCGACGGTCCTGGGCACCGCTGCTGGCGGTGTGCGCCGGGTACTTCATGGTGATCCTGGACGTGACGGTCATCAACGTCGCCGTGCCGGTGATCGGGCGGGAGCTGTCGGCCTCGCTCACCGGTATCCAGTGGATCACCGACGGATACACCCTGGTCTTCGCCGGGTTCCTGCTGACCGGCGGAGCCCTCGGGGACCGGCTGGGCAACCGGCGGGTGTTCTGCACGGGCGTCGCGGTGTTCACCGTGTCCTCGGCCGCCTGCGCGCTGGCGCCGAGCGCCCCGTTCCTGGTGGTGGCCCGGCTGGTGGAGGGGCTCGGGGCGGCGCTTATCGTGCCCGGGTCCCTGGCGCTGCTCCAGCAGGCCTATCCGGAGAAGGCCGTCCGCGCGCGGGCCTTCGGGCTGTGGGGCTCGATGGCGGGCATCGCCGCCTCCGCCGGGCCGCTCCTGGGCGGGCTGCTCGTCTCCACGGTCGGCTGGCGCTGGGTGTTCCTCATCAACCTGCCGGTCGGCGCGGCCTGTCTGGCGCTGACGCTGAAGCACGTCGGCCGCTCGCCCCGGCGCGCCGACCGGCCCCTGGACTGGCCGGCCCAGGTCGCGGTCGTCGCGGCGGTGGCCCTGCTGACGGCGGCGCTCAACGAGGCCGGGCGGCGCGGCTGGTCCGACCCGGCCGTGCTCGCCGGTCTCGGCCTGGCCGTACTGGCCGCCGCGGCCTTCGCGCTCCGCGAGCGACTGGCCCGCTCCCCGGTGCTGCCGCTGGGCCTGCTGCGCTCGCGCGCCATGAGCGGCGGGGCCGTCATCGGCCTGCTGTTCAACTTCGGCTTCTACGGCATGGTGTTCACCGCCAGCCTGGAGTTTCAGCACCAGCGCGGCTACAGCGCCCTCGGCACCGGGCTCGCGCTGTTCCCGGCGGTGGCGATGACCATGTTCGCCTCCGTCCTGTCGGGCCGGCTGTCCCGCCGTACCGGCGACCGCCCGCTGGTGGTCTCGGGCATGCTCCTGGCCGCACTCGGGCTGGCCGGCTGGGCCGCGGCGGGCGCCAACCCCGCCTACGGGCTGCTGGTGCTGCCGATGATGGCCGCCGGGTTCGGTACGTCCTTCGCCCTCACCGGCTCGACCGCCACCGTGATGGGCGCCGCCCCCGAGGCCTACTCGGGGGCCGCCTCCGCCCTGTTCAACACCACCCGCCAGATCGGCAGCGCCACCGGCGTGGCACTCGGCGGCTCCCTGCTCGCCTCGGCCGGCGACTACGGCACCGGGATCCGCACCAGCATGTTCATCGGCGCGCTCGCCTATATGACCGCAGCGGTCCTCGCCTGGCGGTGCGTGCCCGCGAAGAGCGCGGCCCCGGAGCCCTCTCAGTCCTGA